A genomic segment from Nitrospira sp. encodes:
- a CDS encoding Peptidoglycan D,D-transpeptidase MrdA, with amino-acid sequence MASAGFNDSDLLDLQRRLVILRVGLLLVVALLALRLWHLQIREGPYYRDLSENNRTRSVVLEPARGLIFDRNGVLLANNVPSFTLYVTLEDVKDSQALVAQLASLLNLDSDVIQKKLSIGKGSKLQPRKIKDRLTLREATLIESHRLDLPGVMIQVESQRNYPGGAVAAHLLGYVGEVSADQLEKAEFADLHQGSIVGQYGVEKTFDRQVRGRAGQKSVEVDALGHEKRAVVAERPVAGDDLYLTIDIRLQKISEDLLGEESGAIVALDPTTGDILAMASRPGFDPNVLSKELTNKQWVEIVQNEGRPLNNRAMQGQYPPGSTFKVVMAAAALESNTVAPSTTVRCNGGYQFGNRLFRDWKAGGHGSVDMNEALIHSCDVYFYTVGQRMGIDTIAEYAKQFGLGQETGIELPSERVGIVPSTAWKQKARNQPWYPGETISAAIGQGYVTVTPLQMASVIGTVANDGVAVRPRLVQAVMNRAAGERVEFPPTVRGKVAVKPATLALIKSALADVVTKGTATRAKSPLVTIAGKTGTAQTAALRTGPEKDIPKKLRDHAWFVAFAPVEAPRIAVAVLAEHMGHGGSAAAPLAKDVIEAYVKAYPQAVGGAPAGNRTKVPAPAVEARPRA; translated from the coding sequence ATGGCATCCGCCGGATTCAACGATTCCGATCTCCTTGATCTCCAGCGGCGACTGGTCATCCTGCGTGTGGGCCTCTTGCTCGTGGTGGCGTTGCTCGCCCTGCGATTGTGGCATTTGCAGATTCGAGAAGGGCCGTACTATCGGGATCTTTCGGAAAACAACCGCACCCGTTCGGTGGTGCTCGAACCGGCCCGCGGCCTCATTTTCGACCGAAACGGCGTCTTGCTGGCGAACAACGTACCGAGTTTTACCCTGTACGTGACGCTGGAAGACGTGAAGGACAGCCAGGCACTGGTCGCGCAGTTGGCCTCCTTGCTCAATTTGGACTCGGACGTCATTCAGAAGAAATTGTCGATCGGAAAGGGGAGCAAGCTGCAGCCTCGCAAAATCAAGGACCGGCTGACGTTGCGGGAGGCGACCCTGATCGAGTCCCATCGGTTGGATTTGCCCGGGGTGATGATTCAGGTGGAGTCGCAACGAAACTATCCCGGCGGTGCGGTGGCCGCACATCTGTTGGGATACGTCGGCGAAGTGTCGGCGGACCAGCTCGAGAAGGCGGAATTTGCGGATCTCCATCAAGGCAGCATCGTGGGGCAGTATGGGGTTGAAAAAACGTTCGACCGCCAGGTGCGAGGACGTGCGGGACAAAAGAGCGTCGAAGTCGATGCGCTCGGCCACGAAAAACGCGCCGTGGTGGCGGAGAGGCCGGTGGCGGGCGACGATCTCTATCTCACCATCGACATCCGCCTACAAAAGATCTCCGAGGATCTCTTGGGTGAGGAATCCGGCGCGATCGTGGCCTTGGATCCGACCACCGGCGACATTCTGGCGATGGCGAGCCGCCCGGGGTTCGATCCGAACGTCTTGTCGAAAGAATTGACCAACAAACAGTGGGTGGAAATCGTCCAGAACGAGGGGCGTCCGCTGAACAACCGCGCAATGCAAGGTCAGTATCCTCCGGGCTCGACCTTCAAAGTCGTCATGGCCGCTGCGGCCCTCGAATCCAACACGGTCGCGCCCTCGACGACGGTCCGGTGCAACGGCGGGTATCAATTCGGCAATCGTTTGTTCCGCGATTGGAAGGCGGGCGGACATGGATCGGTCGATATGAACGAGGCGTTGATCCACTCTTGCGACGTCTATTTTTATACGGTCGGCCAGCGGATGGGGATCGACACGATTGCGGAGTATGCGAAACAGTTCGGCCTCGGGCAGGAGACTGGGATTGAACTGCCGTCGGAGCGTGTCGGGATCGTGCCGTCCACGGCCTGGAAGCAGAAGGCTAGAAATCAGCCGTGGTACCCCGGCGAGACCATTTCGGCCGCGATCGGCCAAGGGTATGTCACCGTGACGCCCTTGCAGATGGCGAGCGTGATCGGGACGGTGGCGAACGACGGAGTGGCGGTGCGGCCGCGCTTGGTGCAGGCTGTGATGAACCGCGCGGCCGGGGAGCGTGTTGAATTCCCCCCCACGGTTCGCGGGAAAGTGGCGGTCAAGCCTGCGACGCTCGCCTTGATCAAATCGGCGCTGGCCGACGTGGTGACGAAGGGCACCGCGACGAGGGCCAAATCGCCCTTGGTCACGATTGCGGGAAAGACCGGAACGGCTCAGACGGCGGCCCTGCGCACCGGTCCGGAGAAAGATATCCCGAAGAAGCTCCGGGATCATGCGTGGTTCGTCGCCTTTGCTCCGGTGGAGGCGCCGCGCATCGCGGTGGCCGTTTTGGCCGAACACATGGGACATGGGGGATCGGCTGCCGCGCCCTTGGCGAAGGACGTCATCGAGGCCTATGTGAAAGCCTATCCCCAGGCGGTCGGCGGCGCGCCTGCCGGCAATCGAACGAAGGTGCCTGCCCCTGCAGTCGAGGCGCGGCCGAGGGCATAA
- a CDS encoding Rod shape-determining protein MreD — protein MKFLLYVLLALVVVPLQTTLLHYVDILGIRPDLGLVAACLVGFLGGELDGLILGLLLGYSQDMLSAEDLWVNVVTKGGAGFLAGLAGRHMAHITPAVLTVGLAIISCLSSGVFLYSMGPASLEEIWMGVRSTVLLQAAFDAAIGAGLYMVFRRRWSDDRMVTEGAL, from the coding sequence ATGAAGTTTCTGTTGTATGTCCTGCTGGCGCTCGTGGTGGTGCCTCTCCAAACGACGCTGTTGCACTACGTCGATATCTTAGGCATCCGCCCCGACCTCGGTTTGGTGGCGGCGTGTCTCGTGGGGTTTCTCGGAGGAGAGCTCGATGGGCTCATCCTCGGGCTGCTGTTGGGCTATTCGCAAGATATGCTGTCCGCCGAGGATCTCTGGGTCAACGTGGTGACGAAGGGAGGGGCCGGGTTTCTCGCCGGTCTGGCCGGACGCCATATGGCTCATATCACCCCGGCCGTGCTGACCGTCGGCTTGGCGATCATCTCCTGCCTGTCGAGCGGCGTGTTCCTCTATTCCATGGGTCCGGCAAGCCTTGAGGAGATTTGGATGGGAGTGCGCTCGACCGTCCTGCTGCAGGCTGCGTTCGATGCCGCCATCGGAGCCGGCCTGTACATGGTATTTCGCCGGCGGTGGTCGGATGATCGAATGGTGACGGAGGGGGCGCTCTAA
- a CDS encoding Rod shape-determining protein MreC, giving the protein MAISRSTYGTRRLAVVLFALLLATLFLLPSQSQRLLQYVGGPLGQILSLPLAAFSSLDHGISETWDGYVALQGVREENRQLRREIELLKGQNNQLRESVSATQRYEALLNFKEQASFQTVAAHVIGRDATNWYRGVILNKGESDGVRPEMGVVTPAGVVGRIVKANSTSSVVLLVTDPNNAVAGLVQRTRDEGIVEGTSHGRARLKYIPLLSRVQAGDHVVTSGLTGAFPRGLAIGRLTQVEKSEGDLFQSAEIEPEVDLSKLDEVLVITAPYEDADAAQKLLQEIHGDRKKP; this is encoded by the coding sequence ATGGCTATCTCGCGCTCAACATACGGCACCAGGCGTCTTGCCGTCGTTCTGTTCGCCCTCTTGCTCGCGACCCTCTTCCTTCTTCCTAGTCAAAGCCAGAGGCTGTTGCAGTATGTCGGGGGACCGCTCGGACAGATCCTCAGCCTTCCGCTCGCCGCGTTCTCCTCTCTCGATCACGGCATTTCCGAAACCTGGGACGGCTACGTCGCCCTTCAGGGGGTTCGGGAAGAAAACCGCCAGCTGCGCCGCGAGATCGAGTTGCTCAAAGGGCAAAACAATCAACTGCGCGAATCCGTTTCGGCGACGCAACGTTACGAGGCTTTGTTGAATTTCAAGGAACAAGCGTCTTTTCAGACCGTGGCGGCGCACGTGATCGGACGGGACGCCACGAATTGGTACCGAGGGGTGATCCTCAACAAAGGAGAAAGCGATGGGGTGCGCCCTGAAATGGGTGTGGTGACGCCTGCCGGTGTCGTGGGCCGAATCGTGAAGGCCAATTCCACCTCCTCGGTGGTTCTGCTGGTCACCGATCCGAACAATGCGGTCGCGGGCCTGGTGCAGCGCACCCGCGACGAAGGTATCGTCGAAGGGACCAGCCATGGGCGCGCGCGGCTCAAGTATATTCCATTGTTGTCACGGGTCCAGGCGGGTGACCACGTCGTAACCTCGGGATTGACGGGCGCCTTTCCGCGCGGTTTGGCGATCGGGCGGTTGACGCAGGTCGAAAAGTCCGAGGGGGACCTGTTTCAGTCGGCTGAAATCGAACCGGAGGTCGATCTGTCGAAGCTGGACGAAGTGTTGGTCATTACGGCGCCCTATGAGGATGCCGATGCCGCGCAGAAACTGCTTCAGGAGATTCACGGAGATCGAAAGAAGCCATGA
- a CDS encoding Rod shape-determining protein MreB → MSFMSDMFGWFSNDLAIDLGTATTLVYVQGKGIVLNEPSVVAVEKKTERVMAVGADAKRMLGRTPGNIVAVRPMKEGVIADFEKAEAMLSHFIQKAHNRTAFVRPRIIIGVPSRITQVEQRAVRDSAELAGAREVYLIEEPVAAAIGAGLPITEPSGNMVVDIGGGTTDIAVISLGGIVYSESVKVAGDRMDDAIMNYIKKKYNLLIGEHMAERIKFEIGSAYPFEERKTMMIKGRDLISGIPRTLVVDDAEVREALQEPIGTIVNAIKVALENTPPELAGDIIDRGIVLTGGGSLLKGMDTRFREETNLPIITVDDPLTSVVLGVGKILDELDLLRKVSVMSQCSTAR, encoded by the coding sequence GTGAGTTTCATGAGTGACATGTTCGGATGGTTCTCCAACGATCTGGCGATCGATCTGGGGACGGCAACGACTCTCGTCTACGTTCAGGGAAAGGGGATCGTCCTGAATGAGCCCTCCGTTGTCGCGGTTGAAAAAAAGACCGAACGCGTGATGGCGGTCGGTGCGGATGCGAAACGCATGTTGGGCCGTACGCCGGGCAATATCGTCGCGGTGCGTCCGATGAAGGAAGGCGTCATCGCCGACTTCGAAAAGGCCGAAGCGATGTTGAGCCACTTCATTCAAAAGGCGCACAACCGAACGGCGTTCGTGAGGCCGCGCATCATCATCGGGGTACCGTCGCGGATCACCCAAGTCGAGCAGCGTGCCGTTCGTGATTCCGCCGAGTTGGCGGGTGCCCGCGAGGTGTATTTGATCGAAGAACCGGTGGCGGCCGCCATCGGGGCCGGGCTGCCGATCACCGAGCCTTCGGGCAACATGGTCGTGGATATCGGCGGCGGCACGACGGACATCGCGGTCATCTCGCTCGGCGGTATTGTGTACAGCGAGTCGGTCAAGGTGGCGGGCGATCGGATGGACGACGCCATTATGAACTACATCAAGAAAAAATATAATCTCCTCATCGGGGAACACATGGCGGAGCGCATCAAGTTCGAAATCGGTTCGGCCTATCCCTTCGAGGAACGCAAAACCATGATGATCAAAGGGCGCGACCTGATCTCCGGTATCCCTCGAACCCTCGTGGTGGATGACGCTGAAGTCAGGGAAGCGCTGCAGGAACCCATCGGAACGATCGTGAATGCCATCAAGGTGGCGCTGGAAAACACGCCGCCTGAATTGGCCGGAGACATCATCGATCGCGGTATCGTGCTCACTGGCGGCGGATCCTTGCTCAAGGGAATGGACACTCGATTCCGTGAAGAAACGAATCTTCCGATCATTACGGTCGATGATCCGCTGACCTCCGTGGTACTGGGGGTCGGGAAGATTCTCGACGAGTTGGACCTTCTTCGCAAGGTGTCCGTCATGTCGCAGTGCAGTACCGCACGATGA
- a CDS encoding Peptidyl-prolyl cis-trans isomerase PpiD translates to MIKLLREAAHDYPWFLKTIMGLLALAFVITMGWWGFGEQTGNVVASVGDQTIPLDEFRRAYENTYRFYKDKGQNDIKDEFLKQFVLEQLIDNRMWLHAAKEMGLTVSDEDLRKAIMQRTEFQRNGSFDPEAYRRLLAANRLTPASFEAMETKDILTNKARLVIMDAVALTPSEYSEAQALVTREGEKDPAKAEAAKERIFQSFLFQKQQRALMAYSESMKSKIPIKVHKELM, encoded by the coding sequence ATGATCAAACTGTTACGCGAAGCCGCGCACGACTATCCCTGGTTCCTTAAGACCATCATGGGCCTACTCGCCCTCGCCTTCGTCATCACCATGGGGTGGTGGGGATTCGGCGAGCAAACCGGCAACGTCGTCGCGTCCGTCGGCGACCAGACGATCCCGCTGGATGAGTTTCGCCGCGCCTATGAGAATACGTATCGCTTCTACAAGGATAAGGGGCAAAACGACATCAAGGATGAATTCCTCAAGCAGTTCGTGCTGGAGCAACTCATCGACAACCGCATGTGGCTGCACGCCGCGAAGGAAATGGGGCTTACCGTCTCCGACGAGGATTTACGGAAGGCGATCATGCAGCGAACGGAGTTTCAGCGGAACGGCAGTTTCGACCCCGAAGCCTATCGGCGGCTGCTCGCGGCGAATCGTTTGACGCCCGCGTCCTTCGAAGCCATGGAAACCAAGGATATTCTCACCAACAAAGCGCGATTGGTCATCATGGATGCGGTCGCCCTCACACCGTCCGAATATTCGGAGGCACAGGCCCTCGTCACACGCGAGGGCGAAAAGGATCCCGCCAAGGCTGAAGCCGCGAAGGAACGGATTTTTCAGAGCTTCCTGTTTCAGAAGCAGCAACGGGCCCTTATGGCCTATAGTGAATCGATGAAGAGCAAGATCCCCATCAAGGTTCACAAGGAGCTCATGTAG
- a CDS encoding S-adenosylmethionine:tRNA ribosyltransferase-isomerase, protein MLLSEFDFPFDPTLVADQPVIPRHHARLLVVDRVNGTRTHRQVADLPVLLRRGDLVVVNDTKVMQARVSAQVRSTGKQIDLLFVQDLGQGLWEVLIKGRFRPGAMIAFPDGGCGEIVERSQARTTLKVTGVASVYDLMQAAGTMPLPPYIKRLPTQDDRQWYQTMFAQHEGAIAAPTAGLHFTGELVRGLTEKGIELARVTLHVGPGTFRSVKSEQVEDHRMSAERVEVSLHAVEQIRRAKERGNRVVAIGTTVVRALETAAREGAGIQPFQGAAEIFITPGFRFQVIDALMTNFHLPRTTLLMLVSAFVGVAPLRSAYEEAVAERYRFYSYGDAMLIETGWAEAT, encoded by the coding sequence ATGCTGCTCAGCGAATTCGATTTCCCCTTCGATCCGACCCTGGTGGCCGATCAACCGGTGATTCCCCGTCATCACGCGCGGTTGCTGGTGGTTGATCGCGTGAACGGGACGCGAACGCATCGGCAGGTCGCCGATCTTCCCGTCCTTCTGCGACGGGGCGACTTGGTGGTGGTCAATGATACGAAAGTCATGCAGGCACGGGTGTCGGCGCAGGTTCGTTCGACGGGAAAACAGATCGATCTATTGTTTGTTCAGGATCTCGGGCAGGGTTTGTGGGAAGTGCTCATCAAGGGACGGTTTCGACCAGGGGCCATGATCGCGTTTCCCGATGGAGGGTGCGGAGAGATCGTGGAACGCAGCCAGGCACGAACCACATTGAAGGTCACGGGCGTCGCGAGCGTCTATGATCTCATGCAGGCGGCCGGTACGATGCCGCTTCCTCCCTACATCAAACGCCTTCCGACGCAGGATGATCGACAGTGGTACCAGACCATGTTCGCGCAGCACGAAGGGGCGATCGCCGCGCCCACCGCCGGGCTGCATTTTACAGGCGAGTTGGTCAGGGGCTTGACCGAGAAGGGAATTGAGTTGGCCCGGGTGACCTTGCATGTCGGTCCCGGTACATTTCGAAGCGTGAAGAGCGAACAGGTCGAAGATCATCGGATGTCGGCTGAACGAGTGGAGGTGTCGCTTCACGCGGTGGAGCAGATTCGTCGGGCGAAGGAACGTGGAAATCGTGTGGTGGCGATCGGCACGACCGTGGTGCGGGCGCTGGAGACCGCTGCGCGAGAGGGGGCTGGCATTCAGCCGTTTCAAGGGGCTGCCGAGATCTTCATCACGCCGGGGTTTCGTTTCCAGGTCATCGATGCGCTGATGACCAATTTTCACCTGCCGCGAACCACATTGCTGATGCTGGTCTCGGCCTTTGTGGGCGTGGCACCGCTTCGATCAGCTTACGAGGAGGCGGTGGCGGAACGGTATCGGTTCTATAGTTACGGCGATGCGATGCTGATCGAGACGGGCTGGGCGGAAGCTACATGA
- a CDS encoding SpoIID/LytB domain-containing protein, whose protein sequence is MALSPLTRRILYSLAAVGGALLSFVVHPYPAFAESIRVLLVQEAPFVEVRSDGDLDLTTEVGEMKLLRSPIHIASRGDGLHVNGRRMVGGQVVIRPLRNTLSLVIGKDGGTVAGSRLGSAGQSATGTARDVELPVSGTLLIVRKGRTLFVVNQVDLEEYVKGVVPSEVSSAWHPEMLKVQAVAARTYALYNKMLSAARDYDVVATTQDQVYRGRSGVDHRVEEAVESTRGIVVTHQQAPIYAAFSSTAAGPTEDAVNVWANKDLPYLKGVECPFDLESPYYQWKASVKIDQLEQNLRRQGFSVGTIATITPIAYSRAGRVARLRILHSGGETVLRGEDLRKAVGYTVIPSTQFEVESIGAEVLFAGYGAGHAVGLCQWGAKELAELGYSYRSILQYYYPGTELHDATLSRLMTPIPPTP, encoded by the coding sequence ATGGCTCTTTCGCCGCTGACTCGACGCATCCTGTACAGTCTGGCCGCTGTGGGGGGCGCGTTGCTGTCGTTCGTTGTCCATCCTTATCCCGCCTTTGCCGAATCCATTCGCGTATTGTTGGTCCAAGAGGCTCCGTTCGTAGAGGTGCGTTCGGACGGAGACCTGGATCTGACGACTGAGGTGGGTGAAATGAAACTACTGCGTTCCCCGATCCATATCGCATCACGGGGAGACGGGTTGCATGTCAACGGCCGGCGGATGGTGGGCGGGCAGGTGGTCATTCGGCCGCTCCGGAATACGCTTTCGCTGGTGATAGGAAAAGACGGCGGGACCGTTGCGGGGAGCCGGCTTGGATCGGCCGGGCAGAGTGCCACCGGGACCGCCAGGGACGTTGAGTTACCGGTCAGCGGGACTCTGTTGATCGTGCGGAAGGGGCGCACGCTCTTCGTCGTGAACCAGGTTGATTTGGAGGAGTATGTGAAGGGTGTGGTGCCTTCGGAGGTCAGTTCCGCCTGGCATCCGGAAATGTTGAAGGTGCAGGCGGTGGCGGCGCGAACCTATGCGCTCTATAACAAGATGCTCAGTGCCGCGCGGGACTATGATGTAGTGGCCACCACTCAAGACCAAGTTTATCGTGGCCGCTCCGGTGTCGACCATCGAGTGGAAGAGGCCGTGGAATCGACCAGGGGGATCGTCGTCACGCACCAACAGGCGCCCATTTATGCCGCCTTTTCCTCCACCGCGGCCGGCCCGACCGAGGATGCCGTCAATGTGTGGGCGAACAAAGACCTGCCCTATCTCAAGGGGGTCGAATGTCCGTTTGATCTCGAATCGCCGTACTATCAATGGAAGGCCAGTGTCAAGATCGATCAACTGGAGCAGAATTTGCGACGCCAGGGATTTTCTGTCGGGACGATCGCCACCATCACGCCGATTGCCTATAGCCGCGCCGGACGGGTAGCGCGCCTGCGGATCTTGCACTCGGGCGGCGAGACGGTGCTGAGAGGTGAAGACCTGCGCAAGGCGGTGGGCTATACCGTCATTCCAAGCACCCAGTTCGAGGTCGAATCGATCGGCGCCGAGGTGTTGTTTGCCGGCTATGGAGCCGGCCATGCCGTGGGGCTTTGCCAATGGGGTGCGAAAGAACTGGCCGAACTCGGTTATTCGTACCGCAGCATTTTGCAATACTATTATCCGGGAACCGAGCTGCATGACGCGACCCTGTCGCGGTTGATGACGCCGATCCCGCCGACCCCCTGA
- a CDS encoding Aspartate-semialdehyde dehydrogenase: MLKKKQAYTVAILGATGAVGKESLEILEERKFPIEQLRLFSSKRSAGEVLSCQEKDYKVEELTEASSFAGVDIAFVSATDAISRDYGVRLGAAGVVVIDDSAVFRMDPDVPLVVPEVNAAALRAMTRGIVAIPNCTTTPLVMALKPLRDAAGIKRVVVTTFQSVSGTGAAAMDELVDQTKALISFQDVKVQVYPYQIAFNLLPQVGSFGEGGDCSEEVKIVRETRKILEMPSLRVTATTVRVPVLRCHSEAINVELERPLKANEARAALAEMPGVIVYDDPLKKLYPMPFDVSGKDEVYIGRVREDESITNGLNLWVVSDNLRKGAALNAVQIAECLIQ; the protein is encoded by the coding sequence ATGCTGAAGAAGAAACAAGCTTATACGGTCGCGATACTCGGCGCGACCGGGGCCGTCGGGAAGGAAAGTCTTGAGATTCTGGAAGAGCGAAAATTTCCGATCGAGCAGCTGCGCCTCTTCTCATCGAAGCGGTCGGCCGGCGAAGTGTTGTCTTGTCAGGAGAAGGACTATAAGGTTGAGGAACTCACGGAAGCCTCCTCCTTCGCGGGTGTGGACATCGCCTTTGTGTCCGCCACGGATGCCATCAGTCGAGACTACGGAGTGCGATTGGGAGCTGCGGGTGTCGTCGTGATCGACGACAGCGCGGTTTTTCGAATGGACCCTGACGTGCCGTTGGTGGTGCCGGAGGTCAACGCTGCTGCTCTGCGGGCCATGACGCGCGGGATCGTGGCGATTCCCAACTGTACGACTACTCCGCTTGTCATGGCGCTCAAACCGCTTCGCGATGCCGCCGGAATCAAGCGGGTCGTCGTGACGACCTTTCAATCGGTGTCCGGGACCGGGGCTGCGGCCATGGATGAATTGGTGGATCAGACGAAGGCCTTGATTTCCTTTCAAGACGTGAAGGTACAGGTCTATCCCTATCAAATCGCCTTCAACCTCTTGCCGCAGGTCGGATCGTTCGGCGAAGGCGGCGACTGTTCGGAAGAGGTCAAGATCGTCCGCGAGACTAGAAAAATTCTCGAGATGCCTTCGCTGCGGGTTACGGCGACGACGGTGCGAGTGCCGGTCTTGCGCTGCCACTCCGAGGCCATCAACGTCGAACTCGAACGGCCGTTGAAGGCGAATGAGGCGCGGGCGGCTCTTGCGGAAATGCCGGGCGTGATCGTCTATGACGACCCCCTGAAGAAACTGTACCCGATGCCGTTCGACGTATCCGGCAAGGATGAAGTCTATATCGGGCGGGTCCGCGAAGATGAGTCGATCACGAACGGCTTGAACCTTTGGGTCGTGAGCGACAACCTCCGGAAGGGCGCCGCCCTCAATGCCGTTCAAATCGCCGAATGTCTGATACAATGA